CTGCAAGGGCCATTCAGGCGCGTGGCGCTGGTGCACGGCCAGGGCCAGGGCGGCGGCGTCCACGCCGTTGCGCTCCAGGATGCTCTCGGCCATGGGCAGGAACACGGCTTCTTCGAAACGCGCGTGGGCCTCGTACTCCGTCGCCAAGCGCTTGAGGTCGTCGAGTTCGATGCGGCTGGCGCAACCGGTGACGCCACGCACCAGTTCACGCTCGACCGAGGTCCACAGGGCCTCGATGGCGCGGTGCTGGGCGGTGAGGCGTTCGATCACGGCCTGCACGTGCATGCGCTCGGCCCCGGGCGCGGCGCTGGCCA
This is a stretch of genomic DNA from Hydrogenophaga crocea. It encodes these proteins:
- a CDS encoding hemerythrin domain-containing protein, with amino-acid sequence MNHHDTPLTDSPSAKYASCHAGIAQRLQKLDEMPELVAAIARARSVAQRSLNAARDAIFEHHVEEERDLFAAVLASAAPGAERMHVQAVIERLTAQHRAIEALWTSVERELVRGVTGCASRIELDDLKRLATEYEAHARFEEAVFLPMAESILERNGVDAAALALAVHQRHAPEWPLQYAA